The proteins below are encoded in one region of Microbispora sp. NBC_01189:
- a CDS encoding STAS domain-containing protein, translated as MQHDHGLTVNLQPDTAGPRVLVVTGDLDHHTTPRLRAALAEMPFGPGVDLVIDLSGLTFCDSTGIATLVAAHQRAHDAGGALLLAGLEQDIARVFHIMGLDQLLAFYDSPEEAVRAVKDRRESTT; from the coding sequence GTGCAGCATGATCACGGCCTGACCGTCAACCTTCAACCGGACACCGCGGGGCCACGTGTGCTGGTCGTGACCGGCGATCTGGACCACCACACCACTCCCCGGCTGCGCGCGGCCCTGGCGGAGATGCCCTTCGGCCCCGGCGTCGACCTGGTGATCGACCTGTCCGGCCTGACCTTCTGCGACTCGACGGGCATCGCCACGCTGGTGGCCGCCCATCAGCGCGCGCACGACGCCGGTGGCGCCCTGCTCCTGGCCGGCCTGGAGCAGGACATCGCCCGGGTCTTCCACATCATGGGCCTGGACCAGCTGCTCGCGTTCTACGACTCGCCCGAGGAGGCCGTACGCGCCGTGAAGGACCGGCGCGAGTCGACGACGTGA
- a CDS encoding GAF domain-containing SpoIIE family protein phosphatase — MTGEEPEVSTVEEAPGRPAVADSDEEARRLEAVRRYAALETASGGAFDRVAALAARIFQAPFATVTILGDDLVRVIAAHGPPARRAVAETPIAETPIAEPPIVEPPIVGSLCAAAVRHDGPHAVPDARLHPGAAGDPAVRGDPGIRFHAAAPIVTPDGEPLGSVNVMDTRPREAGEEELACLRDLADLVRDELQARLVTQRTVEIERQLRAGAERLARTLQRTLLPPALPRVPGLRAAAAYHPVSADEVGGDFYDLFPLDGDRWGFFLGDVCGKGAGAASLTSLVRYTLRAAAVYDADPHAVLANLDAVLQQEHAGGDMPAPYCTAVFGILQPDGDGFGVTLATGGHPPALAVRADGVVEPIHPAGGQLIGILRNPHFAQIRARLNAGDALLLYTDGLTEARTETGSMLDEDGLTACLAAAGPTSADALLDTVHNLITALGEGVSDDTAVLALSVPPATRSSSSGSQGAA, encoded by the coding sequence GTGACAGGTGAGGAGCCCGAGGTCAGCACGGTCGAGGAAGCACCCGGCAGGCCCGCGGTGGCGGACTCCGACGAGGAGGCGCGCCGGCTGGAGGCCGTGCGCCGCTACGCGGCCCTGGAGACCGCGTCCGGCGGCGCGTTCGACCGGGTGGCCGCCCTGGCCGCGCGGATCTTCCAGGCTCCCTTCGCCACGGTGACGATCCTCGGGGACGACCTCGTCCGCGTGATCGCCGCGCACGGCCCGCCCGCGCGCCGCGCCGTCGCCGAGACCCCGATCGCCGAGACCCCGATCGCCGAACCGCCGATCGTGGAGCCGCCGATCGTGGGGAGCCTGTGCGCCGCGGCCGTACGGCACGACGGCCCGCATGCCGTCCCCGACGCCCGGCTGCACCCGGGAGCGGCCGGCGACCCGGCGGTGCGCGGCGATCCGGGGATCAGGTTCCACGCGGCGGCGCCGATCGTGACACCCGACGGCGAGCCGCTGGGCAGCGTCAACGTCATGGACACCCGCCCGCGCGAGGCCGGCGAGGAGGAGCTCGCCTGCCTGCGGGACCTGGCCGACCTCGTGCGGGACGAGCTCCAGGCGCGGCTGGTCACGCAGCGCACGGTGGAGATCGAACGGCAACTCCGCGCGGGCGCGGAACGGCTGGCCCGCACGTTGCAGCGGACCCTGCTGCCACCCGCGCTGCCCCGGGTGCCGGGCCTGCGCGCGGCCGCCGCCTACCACCCCGTCTCCGCCGACGAGGTCGGCGGAGACTTCTACGACCTCTTCCCCCTCGACGGCGACCGGTGGGGGTTCTTCCTGGGCGACGTCTGCGGGAAGGGCGCCGGGGCCGCCTCCCTCACCTCGCTGGTCCGCTACACGCTGCGCGCCGCCGCGGTGTACGACGCCGATCCGCACGCCGTGCTGGCCAATCTCGACGCGGTGCTGCAGCAGGAGCACGCGGGCGGCGACATGCCGGCGCCGTACTGCACCGCGGTCTTCGGGATCCTGCAGCCCGACGGCGACGGGTTCGGTGTCACGCTCGCCACGGGGGGTCATCCTCCGGCGCTCGCGGTGCGGGCGGACGGCGTGGTCGAACCCATCCACCCGGCCGGCGGACAGCTGATCGGCATCCTGCGGAACCCCCACTTCGCCCAGATCCGCGCGCGCCTGAACGCCGGCGACGCGCTGCTCCTCTACACCGACGGCCTCACCGAGGCCCGCACCGAGACCGGCTCGATGCTGGACGAGGACGGCCTGACGGCCTGCCTCGCCGCGGCCGGGCCGACGAGCGCCGACGCCCTGCTGGACACGGTGCACAACCTGATCACGGCCCTGGGCGAGGGAGTGTCCGACGACACCGCGGTCCTCGCCCTGTCCGTCCCGCCCGCCACCCGATCATCGTCCTCCGGGAGCCAAGGTGCAGCATGA
- a CDS encoding small ribosomal subunit Rsm22 family protein has translation MSVLPDALEDALEAALGRFPVPELTRNVQTLIRQYREGFDRSVPALGSEAAVAAYAGYRMPATYSAMAAALRQVALLAPGFAPGTHADVGGGTGSAVWAANAVWPGLTDVTVLEQSASAIAFGRRLAAGAPAAAVREARWRQTVLDRGSAAPAADLVTMSYVLGELSPEVRDDVVRSLALESARHAGMLVIVEPGTPAGYAGIAAARRLLAEAGLHIVAPCPHDGECPIVEGRDWCHFAVRLNRSALHRRVKDGTLSFEDEKFSYVAASARPWPRAESRVVRHPLKRKGLVTLRLCTNGDGLADHPVSKRQGEAYREARDVAWGDAWPPPAV, from the coding sequence GTGTCCGTCCTTCCCGATGCCCTCGAAGACGCACTGGAAGCGGCGCTCGGGCGCTTTCCCGTGCCCGAGCTGACGCGGAACGTCCAGACGCTCATCCGGCAGTACCGGGAGGGTTTCGACCGGAGCGTCCCCGCGCTGGGCTCCGAGGCCGCCGTCGCCGCGTACGCCGGCTACCGCATGCCGGCGACGTACAGCGCGATGGCTGCGGCGCTGCGCCAGGTCGCCCTGCTCGCGCCCGGCTTCGCGCCGGGGACGCACGCCGACGTGGGGGGCGGGACGGGCAGCGCGGTGTGGGCCGCGAACGCGGTCTGGCCCGGCCTGACGGACGTCACCGTCCTCGAACAGTCCGCCTCCGCGATCGCCTTCGGCCGCCGGCTGGCCGCCGGCGCGCCCGCGGCGGCCGTACGGGAGGCCCGCTGGCGGCAGACGGTGCTCGACCGGGGGTCGGCCGCGCCCGCGGCCGACCTGGTCACCATGTCGTACGTGCTCGGGGAGCTGTCACCCGAAGTCCGGGACGACGTGGTGCGGTCCCTGGCGCTGGAGTCGGCGCGGCACGCGGGCATGCTGGTGATCGTCGAGCCCGGCACGCCCGCCGGCTACGCAGGGATCGCGGCGGCCCGGCGGCTGCTGGCGGAGGCGGGCCTGCACATCGTCGCGCCCTGCCCGCACGACGGCGAGTGCCCGATCGTGGAGGGCCGGGACTGGTGCCACTTCGCGGTCCGGCTCAACCGCAGCGCCCTGCACCGCCGGGTCAAGGACGGCACGCTGAGCTTCGAGGACGAGAAGTTCTCCTACGTCGCGGCGTCGGCCCGGCCGTGGCCGCGCGCCGAGAGCCGTGTCGTGCGCCACCCGCTGAAGCGCAAGGGGCTGGTGACGCTGCGCCTGTGCACGAACGGCGACGGGCTCGCCGACCACCCCGTCTCCAAGCGGCAGGGGGAGGCCTACCGCGAGGCGCGCGACGTCGCCTGGGGCGACGCCTGGCCCCCGCCCGCCGTCTAG
- a CDS encoding polysaccharide lyase 8 family protein encodes MKGPSRRLFLQFSGLAVLLTACAPHTGPATGPATGADAEASAEALILLGRRWREVTLGAGLFDPAREPYRARLARLGAAARLHRDALTPTGRSLWPDLPFPSLGATPARLRAMARAYALPGTGLTAEPGLGSAVATGIEHYVRQVYAADAGQTGNWWDWQIGAPRALLDAAVLAGPHLTGGQHAALCEAVDNFVPPDRLDDYAGNSTGANRVDLCTVTLLRAIAGADPGRAALAVSALSPVFRYVTEGDGFYRDGSFVQHGWVPYQGGYGAVALTGLATLAAVLRGTPWEIADPAFRNVLDAVDRSFAPFVHDGACLDLVRGRGVARRPYGDHARGREIAAAILLLAETAPAADRARWRGMVKGWAARDTAKPMLRAAEGGDPAFHARLAAVLRDETTPAAPEPPGHRLFPMSARAVHRRPGWCAALSMASSRVAHYEHGNGENPRGWHTGAGMLYWWGRGHGDQYSDSFWPTVDPYRLPGTTVSTLRLPDGAGGAWGDARPPAEWVGGATDGAYAAVGQHLYGLESTLEAFKSWFFLDDAVVCLGAGITSRDGVPVETVVDNRRTGAALTGAALTGAALTGAALTGAALTGAALTVDAVAGWAHLDGHGGYVLPPGQPLRTLRETRTAGGATRSYATIWLDHGVDPDAAGYVYHLMPGAGPAATRARAADAGWARVLANTSAQQGIEVPSLGITAACFWAGGRAGRLAASDPCAVLVRDLGDGTATVTVADPRADSRADSPRDLDGLTVTWDRAVAGIVDPHPLLGSARTGARLTIVFGRSAAQAGASRTVTVRLA; translated from the coding sequence GTGAAGGGACCTTCCCGGCGATTATTTCTCCAGTTCAGCGGACTCGCCGTCCTCCTCACGGCCTGCGCCCCCCACACCGGGCCCGCCACCGGGCCCGCCACCGGGGCCGACGCTGAGGCCAGTGCGGAGGCCCTGATCCTGCTGGGCCGCCGCTGGCGGGAGGTCACGCTCGGCGCGGGGCTGTTCGATCCCGCGCGGGAGCCGTACCGGGCCCGGTTGGCGCGGCTGGGTGCGGCGGCCCGTCTGCACCGCGACGCCTTGACCCCCACCGGCCGGTCACTCTGGCCCGATCTGCCTTTCCCGTCCCTCGGCGCCACCCCTGCGCGGCTGCGGGCCATGGCCCGCGCGTACGCGCTGCCCGGCACCGGGCTGACGGCCGAGCCGGGCCTCGGCTCGGCCGTGGCCACCGGGATCGAGCACTACGTGCGGCAGGTGTACGCCGCCGACGCCGGCCAGACCGGAAACTGGTGGGACTGGCAGATCGGGGCGCCGAGGGCACTTCTCGACGCGGCCGTGCTGGCCGGTCCGCACCTGACGGGCGGTCAGCACGCGGCGCTGTGCGAGGCTGTGGACAACTTCGTCCCCCCGGACCGCCTCGACGACTACGCGGGCAACAGCACCGGAGCCAACCGGGTGGACCTGTGCACGGTCACGCTGCTGCGGGCGATCGCCGGAGCGGACCCCGGCCGCGCCGCGCTCGCCGTCTCCGCGCTCTCGCCGGTCTTCCGGTACGTCACCGAGGGCGACGGCTTCTACCGCGACGGCTCGTTCGTCCAGCACGGCTGGGTCCCCTATCAGGGCGGGTACGGCGCGGTGGCGCTGACCGGCCTCGCGACGCTGGCCGCGGTGCTGCGCGGCACGCCGTGGGAGATCGCCGACCCGGCCTTCCGCAACGTCCTCGACGCGGTCGACAGATCGTTCGCGCCGTTCGTCCACGACGGCGCGTGCCTGGACCTCGTACGGGGACGCGGCGTCGCCAGACGGCCGTACGGCGACCACGCGCGCGGCAGGGAGATCGCCGCCGCGATCCTGCTGCTGGCGGAGACGGCCCCGGCCGCCGACCGGGCCCGCTGGCGGGGCATGGTCAAGGGCTGGGCGGCGCGCGACACCGCGAAGCCCATGCTCCGGGCCGCCGAGGGAGGGGATCCGGCGTTCCACGCGCGGCTCGCGGCCGTGCTGCGCGACGAGACGACACCGGCGGCGCCCGAGCCCCCCGGGCACCGCCTGTTCCCCATGAGTGCCCGCGCCGTGCACCGCCGGCCCGGCTGGTGCGCGGCGCTCAGCATGGCCTCCTCGCGGGTGGCGCACTACGAGCACGGCAACGGGGAGAACCCGCGCGGCTGGCACACGGGCGCCGGAATGCTCTACTGGTGGGGCCGGGGGCACGGTGACCAGTACTCCGACTCCTTCTGGCCCACGGTGGACCCGTACCGGCTGCCGGGCACCACTGTCTCCACGCTGCGCCTGCCCGACGGGGCGGGCGGCGCGTGGGGCGACGCCCGCCCGCCGGCCGAATGGGTGGGCGGCGCCACCGACGGCGCGTACGCGGCCGTGGGCCAGCACCTGTACGGCCTGGAATCGACCCTTGAGGCCTTCAAGTCGTGGTTCTTCCTCGACGACGCGGTCGTCTGCCTCGGCGCCGGGATCACGAGCCGGGACGGCGTGCCGGTCGAGACCGTGGTGGACAACCGCAGGACCGGCGCGGCCCTCACCGGCGCGGCCCTCACCGGCGCGGCCCTCACCGGCGCGGCCCTCACCGGCGCGGCCCTCACCGGCGCGGCCCTCACTGTGGACGCCGTGGCGGGGTGGGCGCATCTGGACGGTCACGGCGGCTACGTCCTCCCCCCGGGTCAGCCGCTGCGGACGCTGCGCGAGACCCGTACGGCGGGCGGGGCGACCCGGTCGTACGCCACGATCTGGCTGGACCACGGCGTGGACCCGGACGCGGCCGGCTACGTGTACCACCTCATGCCGGGGGCGGGCCCGGCCGCGACGCGGGCCCGTGCCGCCGACGCCGGCTGGGCCCGCGTGCTCGCCAACACCTCCGCGCAGCAGGGGATCGAGGTGCCGTCGCTCGGGATCACCGCGGCCTGCTTCTGGGCCGGGGGACGGGCGGGCCGCCTGGCCGCCTCCGATCCGTGCGCGGTCCTCGTGCGGGATCTGGGCGACGGCACGGCGACGGTGACGGTGGCCGATCCCCGTGCCGATTCCCGGGCCGATTCACCGCGCGACCTCGACGGGCTGACGGTGACCTGGGACCGCGCGGTGGCCGGGATCGTGGACCCGCATCCGCTCCTCGGCAGCGCCCGCACGGGGGCGCGGCTCACGATCGTCTTCGGCCGGTCGGCGGCTCAAGCCGGCGCCTCCCGCACGGTCACCGTACGGCTCGCGTGA